One Mucilaginibacter ginkgonis genomic region harbors:
- a CDS encoding SDR family oxidoreductase — protein MDLKLTGKVAIVLAASKGLGKATALAFANEGAEVVISSRNKEQLDSAAKEIKQATRRTVHSIVADVSKPEEIGVLIKQAADQFGRIDILINNTGGPPFDKFENFSDEQWRKAFDDILLAFARNCRLVLPHMKQAGSGRIINIVSGSAKSVLANSVLSTSMRLGIIGMAKLMADEFGPYNITVNCVGPGLILTERIKDTLPKDKDYDTALAEKAAAIPLRRIGKPEEFAGLLAFLASDQASYITGQTIQVDGGAGRNIY, from the coding sequence ATGGATCTCAAATTAACCGGCAAAGTTGCTATTGTACTGGCTGCCAGTAAAGGCTTAGGCAAAGCAACTGCATTGGCTTTCGCTAATGAAGGTGCAGAAGTTGTCATCAGCTCGCGCAATAAAGAACAATTAGACAGCGCCGCTAAAGAGATCAAGCAGGCAACCCGCCGTACCGTCCACAGTATTGTGGCGGATGTATCCAAACCAGAAGAAATTGGCGTATTGATAAAACAGGCTGCAGATCAATTTGGCCGCATAGACATTTTGATCAATAACACCGGCGGCCCGCCGTTCGACAAGTTTGAAAACTTTAGCGACGAGCAATGGCGCAAAGCATTCGATGATATTTTGCTGGCTTTCGCGCGCAACTGCCGCCTGGTTTTACCGCATATGAAGCAGGCAGGCAGCGGGCGTATCATCAACATTGTAAGCGGGTCGGCTAAATCTGTCCTGGCAAATTCTGTGCTGTCTACCAGTATGCGATTGGGCATCATAGGTATGGCTAAGTTAATGGCAGACGAGTTTGGCCCATACAACATTACTGTGAATTGCGTTGGCCCGGGTTTGATCCTTACAGAGCGTATAAAAGATACATTACCGAAAGACAAAGATTACGACACCGCGCTTGCCGAAAAAGCCGCCGCAATACCGTTACGCCGTATCGGAAAGCCCGAAGAATTTGCCGGCTTGCTGGCATTTCTGGCATCGGACCAGGCATCATACATTACCGGCCAAACCATACAGGTTGACGGCGGCGCCGGGCGGAATATTTATTAG
- the ileS gene encoding isoleucine--tRNA ligase, protein MYREYKQLDLPRIGKEVLEFWKSNNIFEKSISSRPADNPYTFYEGPPSANGMPGIHHVMARSVKDIFCRYKTLKGYQVKRKGGWDTHGLPIELAVEKSLGITKDDIGKKISIEDYNSACRKEVMKYTDVWNDLTEKMGYWVDLQNPYVTYENEYIETLWWILKQFYNKDLLYKGYTVQPYSPKAGTGLSSHELNQPGTYRMLKDTSIVAQFHLKNDQQHLLMDTLFESKDEDTVILAWTTTPWTLPSNCALAVGDNINYVKIKTFNPYTFNPVSVVLAKDLVSKYFKADKELPNSLSLGERRGEASLPVTWDGKGGAPWVKVADFKGKDLLGLRYHQLMPYVTNEDLERNAFRVIPADFVTTEDGTGIVHTASVFGADDFRACKENNVPSVMVHDETGKEVPLVDKQGKFVDEVTDFAGRYVKEEYYSDEERNDPNFKPTDVLIAIKLKEEDKAFDVKKYEHSYPHCWRTDKPILYYPLDSWFVRTTSVKDKMVELNKTINWKPESTGTGRFGNWLENLVDWNLSRSRFWGTPLPIWREENGTEEKCVGSIAELKEEIERSIAAGMMPEGFDIPDLHRPYVDDVVLVSSGGRRMLREPDLIDVWFDSGAMPYAQWHFPFENKEAFENAYPADFIAEGVDQTRGWFFTLHAIAVMLSEASNDVKAVNQKVGNKGIAFKNVVSNGLVLDKNGNKMSKRLGNAVDPFETIDTFSADAARWYMISNASPWDNLKFNIEGVDEVRRKFFGTLYNTYSFFSLYANIDGFNYSEADFNAVDRPEIDRWIISVLNTLTKEVDGFYNDFEPTKAARTIQEFVDEHLSNWYVRLSRRRFWRSDNSQDKISAYQTLYTCLVTVSKLMSPIAPFFAERLFTDLNSATRKENVESVHLATFPTYHADLVDQKLEERMHLAQDVSSLVLSLRKKVGINVRQPLSRVLLPVLDNTFQSQVDLVKELILSETNVKDIEYITDTAGLITKKIKPNFKALGPKVGKDMKSVSEAITQLTQADISTLESTGEVAVLDGRYTITTAEVEIIAEDVPGWQVASLGKLTVALDIHISDELKQEGTSRELINRVQNLRKTKGFEVTDKIKVVISDNPVIAGALQNNLGYICAEILADTIQFDSSLAGGDVITIDDIEIRIAISKV, encoded by the coding sequence ATGTACAGAGAATATAAGCAACTAGATCTGCCGCGCATAGGTAAAGAGGTACTGGAGTTTTGGAAATCAAATAACATTTTCGAGAAAAGCATCAGCAGCCGCCCTGCGGACAATCCATATACTTTTTATGAAGGCCCGCCTTCTGCTAACGGTATGCCCGGCATCCACCACGTGATGGCCCGCTCTGTAAAGGATATCTTTTGCCGTTACAAAACGCTTAAGGGTTACCAGGTAAAACGCAAAGGAGGCTGGGATACGCATGGCCTTCCAATAGAGCTTGCCGTTGAAAAATCGCTTGGCATTACCAAAGACGATATAGGCAAAAAAATTTCCATTGAAGATTACAACTCTGCCTGCCGCAAGGAGGTGATGAAGTATACCGATGTTTGGAACGACCTGACCGAAAAGATGGGTTACTGGGTAGACCTGCAAAACCCTTACGTTACCTATGAGAACGAGTACATCGAGACACTTTGGTGGATCCTGAAGCAGTTTTATAATAAAGACCTGCTGTACAAAGGTTATACCGTGCAGCCATATTCGCCAAAGGCGGGTACCGGGCTTAGCTCGCACGAGCTTAACCAGCCGGGAACTTACCGCATGCTGAAGGACACATCTATAGTAGCTCAGTTCCACCTCAAAAATGACCAGCAGCATCTATTGATGGATACGTTATTCGAGTCGAAAGATGAGGACACCGTGATCCTGGCGTGGACCACTACGCCGTGGACCTTACCATCTAACTGTGCGCTGGCCGTAGGCGATAACATCAACTACGTAAAGATCAAAACCTTTAACCCGTACACCTTTAACCCGGTAAGCGTGGTGTTGGCGAAGGACCTGGTTAGCAAATATTTTAAAGCCGATAAAGAGCTTCCTAACTCCCTCTCCCTCGGGGAGCGCCGGGGTGAGGCTTCTTTACCTGTTACGTGGGATGGCAAAGGCGGCGCGCCCTGGGTAAAAGTCGCCGACTTTAAGGGTAAAGACCTTTTAGGCCTGCGCTACCACCAGTTGATGCCGTACGTTACCAATGAAGATTTGGAGCGCAACGCGTTCCGTGTGATCCCTGCCGACTTTGTTACTACCGAGGATGGTACCGGTATAGTTCACACCGCCTCTGTTTTTGGCGCGGATGACTTTAGGGCATGTAAGGAAAATAATGTACCATCTGTAATGGTGCATGACGAAACCGGCAAGGAAGTACCATTGGTTGACAAGCAAGGTAAGTTTGTTGATGAGGTGACCGATTTTGCAGGTCGTTATGTTAAGGAAGAATATTACAGCGATGAGGAACGCAACGATCCGAACTTTAAGCCTACCGATGTACTCATCGCGATAAAGCTTAAGGAAGAAGACAAAGCGTTCGACGTTAAAAAATATGAGCACAGCTATCCGCATTGCTGGCGTACCGACAAGCCGATACTTTACTATCCGCTGGATAGCTGGTTTGTACGCACCACTTCTGTGAAGGATAAGATGGTGGAGCTCAATAAAACCATTAACTGGAAGCCGGAAAGCACAGGTACAGGCCGTTTTGGCAACTGGCTGGAAAATCTTGTCGACTGGAACCTCTCGCGTTCGCGTTTTTGGGGTACACCGCTGCCTATCTGGCGCGAAGAAAATGGCACCGAAGAAAAATGTGTCGGTTCTATAGCAGAACTTAAAGAAGAAATAGAACGCTCGATAGCCGCAGGCATGATGCCGGAGGGCTTTGACATTCCGGACCTGCACCGCCCATATGTTGATGATGTGGTGCTGGTATCGAGCGGTGGCAGGCGCATGCTGCGCGAACCCGATCTTATAGACGTTTGGTTCGATTCGGGCGCAATGCCTTACGCGCAATGGCACTTCCCTTTTGAAAATAAAGAAGCATTTGAGAACGCCTACCCGGCAGATTTCATCGCCGAAGGCGTGGATCAAACCCGCGGCTGGTTCTTTACCCTGCATGCCATAGCTGTTATGCTAAGCGAAGCAAGCAATGACGTGAAAGCTGTAAACCAAAAGGTGGGTAACAAGGGTATAGCATTTAAAAACGTAGTGTCAAATGGTTTGGTGCTCGACAAGAACGGCAACAAAATGTCTAAACGTTTAGGCAACGCTGTCGATCCGTTCGAAACTATCGATACTTTCAGTGCAGATGCGGCCCGCTGGTATATGATCAGCAACGCTTCGCCTTGGGACAACCTTAAATTTAATATCGAGGGTGTTGACGAGGTGCGCCGTAAGTTTTTCGGTACACTATATAACACTTACTCCTTCTTTTCGCTGTACGCCAATATCGATGGCTTTAATTACAGCGAGGCCGACTTTAATGCTGTGGACAGGCCAGAGATAGACCGCTGGATCATCTCTGTTCTAAATACGCTGACCAAAGAAGTCGACGGTTTTTACAACGATTTTGAACCTACTAAGGCAGCTCGCACGATACAGGAGTTTGTTGACGAGCACTTAAGCAACTGGTATGTGCGTTTAAGTCGCCGTCGTTTCTGGAGATCAGACAACTCGCAGGATAAAATATCGGCATACCAAACCTTGTATACCTGTCTGGTAACCGTAAGCAAATTAATGAGCCCTATTGCTCCGTTCTTTGCAGAGCGTTTGTTCACCGACCTGAACAGCGCAACCCGAAAGGAAAACGTAGAGTCGGTTCATTTAGCCACATTCCCAACTTACCACGCCGACTTAGTTGATCAAAAACTGGAAGAGCGTATGCACCTGGCGCAGGATGTTTCATCTCTTGTGCTGTCGTTGCGTAAAAAGGTGGGCATAAACGTCCGTCAGCCTTTAAGTCGGGTGTTGCTGCCGGTGTTAGACAATACCTTTCAATCGCAGGTAGATTTGGTTAAAGAACTCATCCTTTCTGAAACCAATGTTAAAGACATAGAATACATTACAGATACTGCCGGCCTCATCACTAAAAAGATCAAGCCCAATTTTAAAGCTTTGGGCCCTAAAGTAGGCAAGGATATGAAGTCGGTTTCTGAAGCGATCACACAATTAACGCAGGCTGATATATCAACTTTAGAATCAACCGGCGAGGTAGCTGTGCTTGATGGGCGTTACACGATCACGACGGCAGAGGTGGAGATCATTGCCGAAGATGTACCCGGCTGGCAGGTAGCCTCTTTAGGCAAACTCACCGTTGCATTGGATATCCATATCAGCGACGAGCTAAAGCAGGAAGGTACATCGCGCGAGTTAATAAACCGTGTACAAAACCTGCGTAAAACCAAAGGTTTTGAAGTTACTGATAAAATAAAGGTTGTCATAAGTGATAACCCCGTTATCGCGGGGGCGCTGCAAAACAATTTAGGCTATATTTGCGCCGAAATTTTAGCCGATACCATTCAGTTTGACAGTAGCTTAGCTGGCGGTGATGTAATCACTATAGACGATATTGAAATAAGAATTGCGATAAGTAAAGTATAA
- a CDS encoding DeoR/GlpR family DNA-binding transcription regulator yields MSYQKRRQKILALLDEVEEADIAFLREKLSVSEITIRRDLKLMAQDGLLYRTHGGATMTDPLLSVKSFKGKSATNVAAKDAICRRAAEEIVDGDIIFMDCGSSVFRLCQFIKQKKIKVITNSLPVVTELHGTQVAINLIGGEVDTDRQAIHGIIAQEHIKRYRATKAFLGVDGVSVNGLFAQSEKEAANTLAMMSQSKRNYMLCDETKIGKETYLKFAGLESINVIITNADDEKLKEFSKSGVELIKVKS; encoded by the coding sequence ATGAGTTATCAAAAAAGGCGGCAAAAAATATTGGCCCTGCTGGATGAAGTAGAAGAAGCCGACATTGCGTTTCTTAGAGAAAAACTATCGGTCTCTGAAATAACCATTCGCCGTGATCTAAAACTGATGGCGCAAGATGGTCTGCTTTACCGCACACATGGCGGTGCCACTATGACAGATCCGCTGCTGAGCGTCAAATCCTTTAAAGGAAAGTCAGCAACAAACGTCGCTGCTAAAGACGCCATTTGCCGCAGAGCCGCTGAGGAGATTGTCGACGGCGATATCATCTTTATGGATTGCGGCAGCTCTGTTTTCAGGCTCTGTCAATTCATCAAGCAAAAGAAAATTAAAGTGATCACCAACTCTTTACCGGTGGTGACCGAACTTCATGGCACACAGGTAGCCATAAATCTTATTGGCGGCGAGGTTGACACTGACCGGCAAGCCATACACGGCATAATTGCCCAAGAACATATTAAGCGCTACCGTGCTACAAAAGCATTTTTAGGTGTGGATGGAGTTTCCGTTAATGGCCTTTTTGCCCAATCAGAAAAAGAAGCAGCAAACACGCTTGCCATGATGAGTCAAAGTAAGCGCAACTATATGTTATGCGATGAAACCAAAATCGGCAAGGAAACCTATTTAAAATTCGCGGGATTGGAATCGATTAACGTAATAATCACCAATGCGGATGATGAAAAGCTAAAGGAGTTTAGCAAATCGGGGGTGGAACTAATAAAAGTGAAATCTTAA
- a CDS encoding PA0069 family radical SAM protein encodes MPFEDNPEYFKGRGAQVNTHNKFLKSKYVLDHPEGLDEPFLENEATQYYYENPKKIVSESNSPDLQNMHSINPYQGCEHGCIYCYARNSHEYFGFSAGLDFERKIMVKPNAPQLLEKYFNKRGYQVTPIVLSGNTDCYQPVERKLEITRQLLQVFLKYKNPVSIITKNNLVLRDIDILSEMAKMQLAHVNVSITSLNEQLRQKLEPRTVTASGRLTVIEKLSTAGVPVRVMAAPIIPGLNSNEVADIIRAAAGRGAVDAGFTIARLNGSIGDIFTDWIYKAFPDRADKVLNQIAECHGGRINDTQYGRRMSGDGNVAESIHQLYKMACNRFLAGKGMPAYDLSLFTPLGGRQTSLF; translated from the coding sequence ATGCCTTTTGAAGATAACCCCGAATATTTTAAGGGTCGCGGTGCGCAGGTTAATACGCACAATAAGTTTCTTAAATCTAAATATGTTCTAGACCATCCCGAAGGATTGGATGAACCATTTTTAGAGAACGAGGCTACACAATATTATTACGAGAACCCCAAAAAGATCGTAAGCGAAAGCAACAGCCCAGATCTGCAAAATATGCATTCTATAAACCCGTATCAGGGTTGCGAGCATGGCTGCATTTACTGTTATGCACGCAATAGTCATGAATATTTTGGCTTTAGTGCGGGATTAGATTTTGAGCGAAAGATAATGGTGAAGCCTAACGCTCCGCAACTGCTCGAAAAATACTTTAACAAAAGAGGTTACCAGGTTACACCAATTGTGCTTTCTGGTAATACAGACTGCTACCAACCTGTAGAACGCAAGCTGGAGATAACCCGACAGCTGCTTCAAGTCTTTTTAAAATATAAAAATCCGGTGAGCATTATCACCAAGAACAACCTTGTGCTGCGCGACATTGACATTTTAAGTGAAATGGCTAAAATGCAGTTAGCCCATGTTAACGTATCCATCACCTCTCTTAACGAGCAGCTGCGCCAGAAGCTGGAACCGCGCACAGTTACCGCAAGCGGCAGGTTAACGGTAATAGAAAAACTATCAACTGCCGGTGTACCAGTGCGTGTAATGGCTGCGCCTATAATCCCCGGGTTAAACAGCAATGAAGTTGCTGATATCATCCGCGCGGCCGCAGGCCGCGGTGCGGTTGACGCGGGCTTTACCATTGCTAGGCTCAACGGCAGCATCGGGGATATTTTTACAGACTGGATATATAAAGCCTTCCCCGACCGGGCAGATAAAGTGTTAAACCAAATAGCTGAATGCCATGGCGGGCGCATCAATGATACCCAATACGGCAGGCGCATGTCCGGCGATGGCAACGTAGCAGAATCTATACATCAATTGTATAAAATGGCTTGTAACCGTTTCCTGGCAGGCAAAGGTATGCCGGCTTATGACCTGTCTCTGTTTACCCCCTTAGGCGGCAGGCAAACAAGTTTGTTTTGA
- a CDS encoding TraR/DksA family transcriptional regulator: MKTEQTEKTRYSDAELKEFKDLILDKIRGAREELNALASSLSSPNTNGTDDTAGTYKTLEDGSATLEKESINQLAARQKKFIEQLEAALVRIENKTYGVCRETGKLIQKERLRAVPHTTLSMEAKMKQY, encoded by the coding sequence ATGAAAACAGAACAAACAGAGAAAACCAGATATTCTGACGCAGAATTAAAGGAATTTAAAGATCTTATTTTAGATAAGATCCGTGGTGCACGCGAAGAACTGAACGCTTTGGCATCATCATTAAGCAGCCCCAACACCAATGGTACTGATGATACTGCAGGTACTTACAAAACTTTAGAAGATGGTTCGGCTACTTTAGAAAAAGAATCTATAAACCAATTAGCAGCCCGCCAAAAGAAATTTATAGAGCAGTTAGAGGCCGCTTTGGTACGCATAGAAAATAAAACTTATGGAGTTTGCCGTGAAACCGGTAAGCTGATCCAAAAAGAGCGTTTACGCGCAGTGCCGCATACTACTTTGAGTATGGAAGCAAAAATGAAACAATACTAA
- the recO gene encoding DNA repair protein RecO, whose translation MLHKTRGIVFKVTDYQEASVIVQLFTEKFGIQSYIINGVRKPKAKVTRNMLQPLHLLDLVVYHKTGGGVQRIKEIKSSPLLQTIPYDIVKSSIALFLNEVLYKAVKQQSPDEHLFHFVFNSIELLDHREDGLNNFHLVFLIRLSRYLGFYPHSLPGEKSIAYFDMINGVFSGNKPDGPFLPAEHARHFYDLLAAGYEHLSEIKLGNDERRYLLNRLLDYYSLHVEGFGNIKSNSVLEEILS comes from the coding sequence ATGCTCCACAAAACACGCGGCATAGTTTTCAAGGTCACAGACTACCAGGAAGCCAGCGTCATAGTGCAGTTGTTTACAGAAAAGTTTGGCATACAATCATACATCATAAACGGCGTTCGCAAGCCAAAGGCAAAAGTGACCCGCAATATGCTGCAGCCTTTGCATCTGCTAGACCTGGTGGTATATCACAAAACCGGCGGCGGTGTACAGCGTATTAAAGAGATCAAAAGCAGCCCGCTGTTGCAGACCATCCCTTACGATATTGTTAAAAGCAGCATTGCGCTATTTTTAAATGAAGTGCTGTACAAGGCAGTAAAGCAGCAATCGCCGGATGAGCACCTGTTTCATTTTGTATTTAACTCGATAGAACTATTAGACCACCGCGAAGATGGCCTTAACAATTTTCACCTGGTTTTCCTGATACGGCTAAGCCGTTACCTTGGATTTTATCCGCATAGTTTACCGGGCGAAAAATCCATCGCCTACTTTGACATGATCAATGGCGTATTTTCCGGCAATAAACCCGACGGGCCGTTCCTCCCCGCAGAACATGCGCGGCACTTTTATGATCTGCTTGCTGCAGGGTACGAGCACCTCTCAGAAATTAAACTAGGTAACGATGAGCGCAGATACCTGCTCAACCGTTTGCTCGATTATTACAGCCTGCACGTTGAGGGTTTCGGCAACATCAAATCGAACTCTGTACTCGAAGAAATATTAAGCTGA
- a CDS encoding diacylglycerol kinase family protein: MKKFLKGFTFAFNGLKYAFTTQVNFRVHTFATIVAVALGIYFHISPSEWCWIAACIAVVLITELLNTSIEILTDMVSPGYNVKAGHIKDISAGAVLVTAIFAVIVAGIIFIPKL, encoded by the coding sequence ATGAAGAAATTTCTCAAAGGATTTACTTTCGCTTTCAACGGCCTTAAATATGCCTTTACTACCCAGGTCAACTTCAGGGTGCACACTTTTGCTACCATAGTTGCAGTTGCTCTAGGCATATACTTTCATATTTCACCATCAGAGTGGTGCTGGATAGCCGCTTGCATTGCTGTTGTATTGATCACAGAACTGCTAAATACTTCGATTGAAATCCTTACCGACATGGTTTCGCCTGGATACAATGTTAAGGCAGGCCACATTAAAGATATCTCTGCCGGGGCGGTACTGGTTACTGCCATCTTTGCTGTGATTGTAGCAGGTATAATCTTTATCCCTAAACTGTAA
- a CDS encoding murein L,D-transpeptidase catalytic domain-containing protein, which yields MQLRSIVISLIFIVVHVVSSGAERPHLDIRKTRSKALEVSRYNRKHHLNNKYCLLADMGLPSGMKRFVVWDFAKNDTLFTGLVSHGCGSGPWSGMWSKDKPAFSDAPNSHCTALGKYKIGARAYSQWGVHIKYLLSGLETSNKNAMRRQVVFHSWNQVSDAEPYPNGTPEGWGCPAISNNTMIKVDALLRKQTTPVLLWIYH from the coding sequence ATGCAGCTAAGATCTATCGTCATCTCACTCATTTTCATCGTCGTCCATGTGGTCTCATCAGGTGCAGAGCGGCCGCACCTGGATATCAGGAAAACCAGATCAAAGGCGCTTGAAGTATCAAGATACAACCGTAAACATCATCTTAATAACAAATATTGCCTGTTAGCGGATATGGGCCTGCCATCTGGTATGAAACGATTTGTAGTTTGGGATTTCGCTAAGAACGACACATTATTTACCGGACTAGTAAGTCACGGCTGCGGTTCGGGGCCATGGTCGGGCATGTGGTCAAAAGACAAACCAGCTTTTAGTGATGCACCAAACAGCCACTGTACGGCTTTGGGAAAATACAAGATCGGCGCCCGCGCTTACAGTCAATGGGGTGTACACATAAAATATTTACTTTCCGGGCTGGAGACGTCGAACAAAAATGCCATGAGGCGGCAGGTGGTATTTCATTCATGGAATCAGGTTTCTGATGCAGAGCCTTATCCAAATGGCACACCTGAAGGTTGGGGCTGCCCTGCAATTTCTAATAATACCATGATCAAAGTTGACGCGTTGCTGCGCAAACAAACCACACCGGTATTATTGTGGATATATCATTAG
- the cdaA gene encoding diadenylate cyclase CdaA, producing the protein MNLSSFGLPKFTIFSALDIILVAIIIYQLYNLIRGTIAANIFIGLAIIWLLYSITPAKKMPLLAGIFDNIKNVGIIAIIVLFQQEIRRFLLLVGKNASLQRNKAWWQYFFGKADSERNNLARIKPVIDACKSLKETRTGALIVFAKFYDEQFYQNSCEVMEAKISKRLIESIFQKTSPLHDGAVVIADNKIKSASCILPLTDNTDLPAQFGLRHRAGIGVTEANDATAIIISEETGQLAYAKQGRVRMNISFDDLEKALNRDF; encoded by the coding sequence ATGAACCTAAGTAGCTTCGGCCTGCCTAAATTTACCATCTTCAGCGCGCTGGACATTATACTGGTGGCCATTATCATTTACCAGTTGTACAACCTCATTAGGGGTACAATTGCTGCCAACATATTCATTGGCCTGGCTATTATCTGGCTTTTATACAGCATCACGCCGGCTAAGAAGATGCCGCTCCTGGCCGGCATATTCGACAATATCAAGAACGTTGGTATCATCGCCATAATCGTGCTTTTTCAGCAGGAGATAAGACGGTTTTTGTTGCTGGTGGGTAAGAATGCATCACTGCAGCGCAACAAAGCGTGGTGGCAATATTTTTTTGGAAAAGCCGACAGCGAGCGTAATAACCTGGCACGAATAAAACCCGTTATAGATGCCTGCAAAAGTTTAAAGGAAACCCGTACCGGCGCATTGATCGTTTTCGCTAAATTTTACGACGAGCAGTTTTACCAAAACAGCTGCGAAGTGATGGAAGCTAAAATTTCCAAACGGCTGATCGAAAGCATATTCCAGAAAACAAGTCCGCTGCATGACGGCGCCGTTGTGATAGCAGACAACAAGATCAAGTCTGCCAGCTGTATCCTGCCTTTGACAGATAACACTGATCTGCCGGCACAATTTGGTCTCCGACACCGCGCAGGCATAGGTGTTACCGAAGCTAATGACGCTACTGCGATCATTATCTCTGAAGAAACCGGACAACTGGCCTATGCCAAACAAGGACGGGTACGAATGAACATTAGTTTTGACGATTTAGAGAAGGCTTTAAACAGGGATTTTTAA
- a CDS encoding glycosyl-4,4'-diaponeurosporenoate acyltransferase CrtO family protein, whose translation MAIAGCPELKTILYLMVADPNDHIDRKVRRIRSWYNALFTVGWSVLCLYPVGMFSWQFLKPTMLYCFIGACIICFFLPGKFIDKLSLSSRASFYKKLKVDWVNALTQNGSVVNRRIKTIRPNYQSVKPGTKAIKRLIAQTYMFEKFHLGLSIYFFLLAVYAGCHGLWFWAVTLLVANIIYNVLPNLLQQYIRLRLTKVADR comes from the coding sequence ATGGCAATTGCAGGCTGCCCCGAACTTAAAACAATATTATATTTGATGGTGGCAGACCCAAACGATCATATTGACAGAAAAGTCAGGCGTATCCGCTCTTGGTACAATGCCTTGTTTACCGTTGGCTGGTCTGTGTTATGCCTTTATCCCGTCGGCATGTTTTCATGGCAATTTCTTAAGCCGACCATGCTTTATTGTTTTATAGGTGCATGCATAATCTGCTTTTTTCTACCGGGAAAATTTATCGACAAGCTCAGCCTCAGCAGCAGGGCATCTTTCTACAAAAAGCTAAAAGTGGATTGGGTTAACGCGCTTACGCAAAACGGAAGCGTAGTCAACAGGCGCATTAAAACAATTCGACCTAATTACCAGTCGGTAAAACCCGGCACCAAAGCCATCAAAAGACTAATTGCTCAAACGTATATGTTCGAGAAATTCCATCTGGGGCTGTCTATTTATTTCTTTTTACTGGCAGTTTATGCCGGTTGCCATGGTTTGTGGTTTTGGGCGGTTACCCTGCTTGTTGCGAACATCATTTACAATGTCTTACCAAACCTTTTGCAACAGTATATCAGGTTGAGGTTGACGAAAGTAGCTGACAGATAA
- a CDS encoding lipoprotein signal peptidase, whose translation MKPSYTRPFILAFIIVIVDQIVKIWVHSHMYLGERIQFLGNRGMLLYTENNGMAFGWELGGEWGKLALTLFRIGAVAGIGYGLIYLIRHRYHRGLIMNMALIFAGAVGNIVDSTFYGMIYHYAPIFQGRVVDMFYFPIIHGTFPKSFPFWAGEEFEFFRPIFNVADSAISIGVIMILLYQKRYFKHQEAEVNHPHSEVVED comes from the coding sequence ATGAAGCCAAGCTACACCAGGCCTTTTATTCTTGCTTTTATTATTGTTATTGTAGACCAAATCGTTAAGATTTGGGTGCATTCGCACATGTATCTTGGCGAACGAATCCAGTTTTTGGGAAACCGCGGCATGCTCCTGTATACCGAAAACAACGGTATGGCCTTTGGCTGGGAACTGGGGGGCGAGTGGGGTAAACTTGCGCTCACCTTATTCAGGATTGGCGCAGTAGCAGGTATAGGGTACGGGTTGATCTATTTGATCCGCCACAGGTACCACCGTGGGTTGATCATGAATATGGCGCTGATATTTGCCGGTGCTGTCGGTAATATTGTCGATTCTACTTTCTACGGTATGATATACCATTACGCGCCCATCTTCCAGGGACGTGTTGTAGACATGTTTTATTTCCCTATCATCCACGGAACCTTTCCAAAGTCGTTCCCATTTTGGGCAGGTGAGGAGTTCGAGTTTTTCCGCCCGATATTCAACGTCGCCGATTCGGCCATTTCCATTGGTGTCATTATGATATTGCTTTACCAAAAGCGTTACTTTAAACACCAGGAAGCAGAGGTGAACCATCCGCACAGCGAGGTGGTGGAAGACTGA